Proteins from a genomic interval of Yoonia sp. GPGPB17:
- a CDS encoding membrane dipeptidase, with protein MRIDNLQYANWSEKIFRQMREGGVDAVHVTISYHETFRETVLNFERWNRWFEEYPDLIMKGQWASDVARARETGRTAIFFGFQNPSPMEDDIGLIEILHTLGARFMQLTYNNQSLLATGCYEAHDTGITRMGKQVIKEMNRVGLVVDMSHSADRSTIEAADLSERPIAITHANPYEWSPALRNKKDDVIRAVTQNGGMLGFSVYPHHLRDKSDCTLDSFCEMIARTAEKFGAEHLGIGTDLCQDQPDSIVEWMRVGRWSKEVDYGEGSAAAPGFPPMPSWFQDNRDFGNIEKGLHAAGLNAAEVAGIMGDNWHRFYAENFTPRS; from the coding sequence GTGCGGATCGACAACCTGCAATACGCCAACTGGTCTGAAAAGATCTTTCGCCAAATGCGCGAGGGCGGCGTGGATGCCGTTCACGTTACCATTTCCTACCACGAGACGTTTCGCGAGACCGTGTTGAATTTTGAGCGGTGGAACCGTTGGTTTGAAGAGTACCCCGATCTGATCATGAAGGGGCAATGGGCCTCTGATGTGGCGCGCGCGCGGGAAACCGGGCGCACAGCGATCTTCTTTGGGTTCCAGAACCCCAGTCCGATGGAAGATGACATCGGATTAATCGAAATCCTCCACACCCTTGGCGCGCGGTTTATGCAGCTGACATACAACAACCAGTCTTTGCTCGCGACGGGTTGTTATGAAGCACATGATACAGGCATCACCCGCATGGGCAAACAGGTGATCAAGGAAATGAACCGCGTCGGGCTGGTGGTTGACATGAGCCATTCTGCTGACCGATCGACAATCGAAGCTGCGGATCTGTCCGAGCGCCCGATCGCAATCACCCACGCAAACCCTTATGAATGGTCGCCCGCCCTACGCAACAAGAAAGACGATGTGATCCGCGCTGTAACGCAAAATGGCGGAATGCTTGGGTTTTCAGTTTACCCGCATCACCTCAGGGACAAATCCGACTGCACGTTGGACAGTTTCTGCGAGATGATCGCGCGAACAGCGGAGAAATTTGGCGCAGAGCATTTGGGCATCGGCACGGACCTGTGCCAGGATCAGCCGGACAGCATTGTCGAATGGATGCGCGTCGGGCGCTGGAGCAAGGAAGTTGACTACGGAGAAGGATCAGCCGCAGCCCCAGGCTTTCCGCCGATGCCGAGTTGGTTTCAGGACAACCGCGATTTTGGCAATATCGAGAAAGGTTTGCACGCCGCTGGCCTGAACGCGGCCGAAGTGGCGGGCATCATGGGGGATAACTGGCATCGGTTCTACGCCGAAAATTTTACCCCAAGATCTTGA
- a CDS encoding radical SAM protein — MDSSKHDPRAAVDVIKSPGTRVGLTTPVAQLDRIKGLSLRDHEKYVSLTMEFRCNLKCVHCMIEGTMDRLAPTSDATLEKVCKDQSDTGRWEGLVLTGSEITLRRDLPEIAQKAKAAGFKHVRIQTHGMHLGRTDYADKLVDAGVDEYFVSVAGSDRESHDRITQVNGAWDKMMRGMEHLDQYDHVKLITNSVITTQSYMLLPGMVDALAHLKRLVQMEFWNFFPMAEDDPKDLAARHGDILPYLREAIEKCRATGRYVEAKNFPECMLGELGDALVNAQPTLLIDPAFWNEFDRNGFYQCPHQEACGSTECLGLTTAYIGKFGDEAEMLSPLPPR, encoded by the coding sequence ATGGACTCCTCTAAGCACGACCCACGTGCAGCAGTTGATGTGATAAAGTCCCCCGGTACGCGGGTTGGACTGACAACGCCTGTCGCACAGCTGGACCGCATCAAGGGGCTTAGCCTGCGCGACCATGAAAAATATGTCTCGTTGACGATGGAGTTCCGCTGCAACCTGAAATGCGTGCACTGCATGATCGAAGGCACGATGGACAGGCTCGCACCCACTTCAGATGCGACGCTGGAAAAAGTTTGCAAGGATCAATCCGACACCGGTCGCTGGGAAGGTCTCGTGCTGACGGGGTCGGAAATCACCCTGCGGCGCGACCTCCCCGAGATCGCCCAAAAGGCCAAGGCCGCCGGATTCAAGCACGTTCGCATTCAGACACATGGCATGCATCTGGGGCGCACGGATTATGCCGATAAGCTGGTTGATGCCGGTGTCGATGAATACTTTGTCTCTGTGGCCGGGTCTGACCGGGAAAGCCATGATCGCATCACACAGGTCAATGGCGCGTGGGACAAGATGATGCGCGGGATGGAGCATCTTGACCAGTATGACCATGTCAAACTGATCACCAACTCTGTCATCACGACCCAAAGCTACATGTTGCTGCCCGGCATGGTCGATGCGCTCGCACATCTCAAACGACTGGTGCAGATGGAGTTCTGGAACTTCTTTCCCATGGCCGAAGACGATCCGAAAGACCTTGCTGCACGGCACGGCGATATCCTGCCCTATCTTCGCGAAGCGATCGAGAAATGCCGAGCGACCGGTCGCTATGTTGAGGCAAAGAACTTTCCCGAATGCATGTTGGGTGAATTGGGCGATGCGTTGGTCAATGCACAGCCCACATTGCTGATCGACCCTGCTTTCTGGAATGAATTCGACCGAAACGGGTTTTATCAATGCCCCCATCAAGAAGCGTGCGGATCAACCGAGTGCCTCGGCCTGACAACGGCTTATATCGGCAAGTTTGGCGATGAAGCCGAGATGCTTAGTCCACTACCACCGCGTTAG